In Reichenbachiella agarivorans, one genomic interval encodes:
- a CDS encoding peptidylprolyl isomerase codes for MKKQFTLLLMMMVILVSCASNNKDYIVTIHTSFGDMKVLLYDETPLHKANFIDLAESGQYDSTIFHRVIKDFMIQGGGIDTKNGTNSNKTIPAELAKGYIHEKGALAAARMGDNVNPERASSWCQFYIVQGTKYTKEEIDQYEEQMNMGKKNQLFGEIVQKPENKQYLDSARMYQKQGNQAAVDSIIALVMEQVEADFTAITLTDQQKETYVRIGGAPHLDNEYTVFGKVVEGLDIIDQIAAIETGRGDKPTTDYFITMDVEKLSKKKITKLYGYEYPEKE; via the coding sequence ATGAAAAAGCAATTCACATTACTATTGATGATGATGGTCATCTTGGTATCCTGCGCGAGCAACAACAAAGACTACATCGTGACCATTCATACCAGTTTTGGTGACATGAAAGTCCTCCTCTACGATGAGACTCCACTGCACAAAGCCAACTTCATCGACCTTGCAGAGTCAGGTCAATACGACAGTACCATTTTCCACCGTGTCATCAAGGATTTCATGATCCAAGGTGGAGGGATAGATACCAAAAATGGCACGAATAGCAACAAAACTATCCCAGCAGAACTAGCCAAAGGTTACATCCACGAAAAAGGAGCTTTGGCAGCTGCCAGAATGGGCGACAATGTAAACCCAGAGCGAGCATCTAGCTGGTGCCAATTCTACATCGTACAAGGCACAAAATACACAAAAGAAGAAATCGATCAATACGAAGAGCAAATGAACATGGGCAAGAAGAATCAGCTCTTCGGTGAAATCGTCCAAAAACCAGAAAACAAACAATACTTGGACAGTGCCCGCATGTACCAGAAACAAGGCAATCAAGCTGCAGTGGATTCGATCATTGCGCTCGTGATGGAGCAAGTGGAGGCTGACTTCACAGCAATCACCCTCACCGATCAGCAAAAGGAGACTTACGTCAGAATAGGCGGTGCACCACACCTAGACAATGAATACACCGTCTTTGGCAAGGTCGTAGAAGGGCTTGACATCATTGACCAAATCGCAGCTATAGAGACAGGTCGTGGGGACAAACCCACGACAGACTACTTCATCACCATGGACGTAGAAAAACTCTCCAAAAAGAAAATCACCAAGCTCTATGGATACGAATATCCTGAGAAGGAATAG
- a CDS encoding Lrp/AsnC family transcriptional regulator, whose product MNSNDKTENYSVQNLDVVDIKLLNLLQTSSNMTTKELAKLVNLSPTPVFERIKRLEKNGFIKKYVAVLDADKLDRGLIVFCNITLKQHSKEIGHQFVEEITALEEVTECYNISGDYDFLLKVLVRDMKHYQDFVFNRLGAVNNVGSAHSTFVMAEIKHTHAVPLGEG is encoded by the coding sequence ATGAATTCTAATGACAAAACAGAAAATTATTCTGTACAAAATCTAGATGTCGTGGACATCAAACTCCTAAATCTCCTACAAACCAGCTCCAACATGACGACCAAAGAGCTCGCCAAACTGGTCAATCTCTCGCCCACGCCCGTCTTTGAGCGGATCAAAAGGTTGGAGAAAAATGGATTCATCAAGAAGTATGTTGCGGTGCTAGATGCGGACAAACTGGATAGAGGCTTGATTGTGTTTTGCAACATTACCCTCAAGCAACACAGCAAAGAGATTGGTCATCAGTTTGTAGAAGAGATCACGGCCCTAGAGGAGGTCACTGAGTGCTACAACATCTCTGGAGATTATGATTTTTTGCTCAAAGTCCTCGTCCGAGACATGAAGCATTACCAAGATTTTGTATTCAACAGGCTGGGGGCAGTCAATAATGTAGGGAGTGCGCATAGCACTTTTGTAATGGCAGAAATCAAGCATACGCATGCTGTGCCTTTGGGAGAAGGATAG
- the hemC gene encoding hydroxymethylbilane synthase, whose product MKIKIGTRGSKLALWQAYYVRDRLAKDGIDSEIITIETKGDKILDVTISKIGSKGVFTEEIEEQLQSGHIDIAVHSAKDMPSSLPKGFELIAFSEREKAHDVLVSHKTIDLNQKDLVLGTSSTRRIAFLQKHFPHVKTVAVRGNLQTRINKMKDGVCDALWLAYAGAHRMEYDDMIVHEFDEKEFVPAVGQGSIAIEVFENISEDKKIAVRKAINNVEAETCLIAERSFLAVMNGGCSIPVFGRAFIEHEALTLRGGIISLDGQTQVSKTCSCTLNAASKAGQTLAEYVLDHGGKEILDEIRKQQAID is encoded by the coding sequence ATGAAAATAAAAATCGGGACGAGAGGAAGCAAATTGGCTCTCTGGCAAGCCTACTATGTCAGAGATCGCTTGGCAAAAGATGGAATCGACAGTGAGATCATCACCATCGAAACCAAAGGAGATAAAATCCTGGATGTCACTATTTCCAAAATCGGAAGCAAAGGGGTTTTCACAGAAGAAATCGAGGAGCAGTTGCAATCTGGCCACATCGACATTGCCGTCCACAGTGCCAAAGACATGCCCTCTAGCCTACCAAAGGGCTTTGAACTCATCGCGTTTAGTGAACGGGAAAAGGCTCACGACGTACTCGTCAGTCACAAAACCATCGATCTCAATCAAAAGGACTTGGTCCTAGGTACCTCGTCCACACGCAGAATCGCTTTCTTACAAAAGCACTTTCCTCATGTGAAGACAGTAGCAGTAAGAGGCAATCTCCAGACCCGCATCAACAAAATGAAAGATGGTGTCTGTGACGCACTCTGGCTCGCCTATGCGGGGGCTCACCGCATGGAATACGACGACATGATCGTCCATGAGTTTGATGAAAAGGAATTCGTGCCTGCTGTAGGACAGGGTAGCATTGCCATCGAAGTGTTTGAAAACATCTCTGAGGACAAAAAAATAGCTGTGAGAAAAGCCATCAACAACGTCGAAGCAGAAACCTGCCTGATCGCCGAGCGCAGCTTCCTCGCGGTGATGAATGGTGGCTGTAGCATTCCCGTATTTGGCAGGGCATTTATTGAACACGAAGCATTGACCCTACGAGGTGGTATCATCAGCCTTGACGGCCAGACGCAAGTATCCAAGACCTGTTCATGCACTCTCAATGCTGCATCCAAGGCAGGTCAAACCCTCGCCGAGTATGTTTTGGATCATGGAGGAAAGGAAATTTTGGATGAAATCAGAAAACAACAAGCTATAGATTAA
- a CDS encoding putative sugar nucleotidyl transferase, giving the protein MNIALIDLAHQRSKLYPLTQTRPIADLRIGILTIREKWEKRLNTNISFLAHSSLAEKFPPLHPSFDLIINGAICPNDELITAIQNLCDNTVLCKGEILLAAKGSFNSSETLENLDLAVEEYLGDCVHIDRTWDLFLNNAHEIQQDFDLLTKGRTSETISDPYTIVYGKENVFLEEGVNIKAAILNAENGPIYLAKDSEIQEGATIRGPFALGEGARINMNSKIREGSTIGPGCKVGGEVSNSILYGNSNKAHDGFLGNSVLGEWCNLGADTNNSNLKNNYAKVTMWDEISRDFIDTGLQFCGLIMGDHSKSAINTMFNTGTTVGVCANVYGAGFPRTRIPSFAWGGVRSMLVYDFDKAIETVDIVMKRKGQTMEQADVNLLRSIFEDSKVTTE; this is encoded by the coding sequence ATGAACATAGCACTCATCGATCTCGCTCATCAACGATCGAAATTATATCCCCTTACCCAGACGAGACCTATTGCTGATTTGAGAATCGGCATCCTCACCATTCGCGAAAAGTGGGAAAAACGATTGAACACCAATATTTCCTTTCTGGCACATTCCAGTCTCGCTGAAAAATTTCCTCCGCTTCATCCATCATTTGACCTGATTATCAACGGAGCTATTTGCCCCAACGATGAACTCATCACTGCGATCCAAAACCTCTGCGACAACACTGTCCTTTGTAAAGGCGAGATACTGCTGGCTGCCAAAGGAAGTTTTAATTCATCAGAGACATTGGAAAACCTCGACCTAGCTGTAGAAGAGTATCTAGGAGATTGTGTTCACATCGACCGAACCTGGGATTTGTTCCTCAACAATGCACACGAAATCCAGCAAGACTTTGATCTGCTAACAAAAGGTAGAACCAGTGAGACGATCTCTGACCCTTATACTATCGTTTACGGAAAAGAAAACGTCTTCTTAGAAGAAGGTGTCAACATCAAAGCAGCCATACTCAACGCTGAGAATGGTCCCATCTATCTCGCCAAGGATAGCGAAATACAAGAAGGAGCCACCATCAGAGGGCCTTTTGCTCTTGGAGAGGGGGCTAGAATCAACATGAACTCTAAAATCAGAGAAGGCAGCACCATAGGACCCGGCTGCAAAGTCGGAGGAGAAGTTTCCAACTCCATCCTCTATGGCAACTCCAACAAAGCACACGATGGCTTCCTAGGCAATTCGGTGCTGGGTGAGTGGTGCAACCTAGGAGCAGACACCAACAACTCCAACCTCAAAAACAACTATGCCAAAGTCACCATGTGGGATGAAATCAGCCGAGATTTCATCGATACAGGACTACAATTCTGCGGATTGATCATGGGAGATCATTCTAAATCTGCCATCAACACCATGTTCAACACAGGAACCACGGTCGGCGTTTGTGCCAATGTATATGGTGCGGGATTCCCTAGGACACGTATTCCATCCTTCGCCTGGGGCGGGGTGAGGTCTATGCTTGTCTATGATTTTGACAAAGCCATCGAGACAGTTGATATTGTGATGAAAAGAAAAGGACAAACGATGGAACAAGCTGATGTAAATTTGCTCAGATCTATCTTTGAAGATAGCAAAGTCACTACCGAATGA
- a CDS encoding type B 50S ribosomal protein L31 — protein sequence MKKDIHPEYRDVVFFDTSSEFKFMTKSTMSSEETIKWEDGKEYPVIKIEVSAASHPFYTGKKLFVDTAGRVEKFNQRYKKK from the coding sequence ATGAAAAAAGACATTCATCCAGAGTACAGAGACGTAGTTTTCTTTGATACATCTAGCGAATTCAAGTTCATGACTAAGTCAACTATGAGTTCAGAAGAAACAATCAAATGGGAAGACGGTAAAGAGTACCCTGTCATCAAAATTGAAGTTTCTGCGGCTTCTCACCCATTCTACACAGGTAAGAAACTATTCGTGGATACTGCTGGTAGAGTTGAGAAGTTCAACCAGAGATACAAGAAGAAATAA
- a CDS encoding capsule assembly Wzi family protein: MKLKSLVLLAVWGCSYVVSAQSVYAPLNQDYYHLIDREEVLNRDFSPSIHSSYKPYRRVDIVTQVDSLAVNANNKKYLLTDNWEHVEDGEKFAMSRKPFLKWFYRSKSDFYHVNTEMFKLKISPVLYLGLGNDSNAAARPFVNTRGLELRGSIDEKVGFYSYIGENQALFPQYVQDYTSAYGVVPNEAFWKKYGDDGAVDFFTARGYFTVQATKHIGIQFGHDKNFVGNGYRSLLLSDFSAPSTFLKIQTKIWKIQYTNLFTELVADAPYTTFGSNGTEVFPKKFLTAHHLSINLTDNFNVGVFEAIMFHRGDSTSSAFEWNYLNPIIFYRSIEQFTGSPDNALFGMDFKWNVIRGVQLYGQGLLDEMVIGELKSGEGWWGNKYSLQLGAKYINVLGVKNLDLQAEYNLSRPFTYAHESIFTNYAHYRQPLAHPLGANFKELVVIARYQPVKYLFLSGKVISTLYGTDPAGANYGGDVLKDYTTRVSDYGNEIGQGIGNRVLFVDLMASYMLRQNLFIDLRHIYRNQESDDRTLDQTTNYTSVALRLNIAARDHSF, translated from the coding sequence ATGAAGCTCAAGTCTTTGGTATTGTTAGCCGTGTGGGGGTGCTCGTATGTCGTCTCAGCGCAGAGCGTATATGCTCCTTTGAATCAGGATTATTATCACTTGATAGACAGAGAGGAGGTGCTCAATAGGGATTTTAGCCCAAGTATTCACAGCAGTTACAAACCCTACCGCAGAGTGGATATAGTGACTCAGGTGGATTCTCTGGCGGTCAACGCAAACAATAAAAAGTACCTATTGACTGACAACTGGGAGCATGTAGAGGACGGTGAAAAATTTGCTATGAGTAGAAAGCCATTTTTGAAGTGGTTTTATCGCAGCAAGTCTGACTTTTATCATGTCAACACCGAGATGTTCAAACTCAAAATTAGTCCAGTCTTGTATTTGGGCTTGGGCAATGATAGCAATGCTGCGGCCAGACCTTTTGTGAATACACGGGGATTGGAGTTGAGAGGTAGCATCGATGAGAAGGTTGGTTTTTATTCATACATAGGAGAGAATCAGGCTTTGTTTCCACAATATGTGCAGGATTATACCTCAGCGTATGGAGTCGTGCCCAATGAGGCATTTTGGAAGAAGTATGGAGATGATGGTGCGGTAGATTTTTTTACAGCGAGAGGTTATTTTACCGTTCAAGCGACCAAACACATTGGGATTCAGTTTGGACATGACAAGAATTTTGTGGGTAATGGCTATAGGTCTCTGCTGCTATCGGATTTCAGTGCGCCTAGTACATTTTTGAAGATTCAGACCAAAATCTGGAAAATCCAATACACGAATCTTTTTACTGAATTGGTGGCAGATGCCCCCTACACTACTTTTGGTTCAAATGGAACTGAGGTGTTTCCAAAAAAGTTCTTGACGGCACATCATCTGAGCATCAATCTGACTGACAATTTCAATGTAGGGGTATTTGAGGCCATCATGTTTCATCGGGGAGATAGTACCAGTTCGGCGTTTGAGTGGAATTATTTAAACCCAATTATTTTCTATCGGTCAATTGAACAATTCACAGGGAGTCCGGACAATGCGCTATTCGGAATGGATTTTAAATGGAACGTGATACGAGGTGTACAATTATACGGACAGGGACTGCTGGATGAAATGGTGATCGGTGAGTTGAAGTCAGGTGAGGGCTGGTGGGGCAACAAATACTCATTACAATTGGGTGCGAAATACATCAATGTATTGGGAGTGAAAAACCTCGATTTGCAGGCAGAGTATAATCTATCGAGACCCTTTACCTATGCCCATGAATCGATCTTTACCAACTATGCGCACTATCGTCAACCCTTAGCCCACCCGTTAGGTGCAAATTTTAAAGAGCTGGTGGTGATTGCCCGCTATCAACCAGTAAAATACCTGTTTTTAAGTGGAAAAGTCATTTCTACATTGTATGGGACAGATCCCGCAGGAGCCAATTATGGAGGGGATGTGCTCAAAGATTATACTACTAGAGTCAGTGATTACGGCAATGAAATTGGGCAAGGCATTGGTAACCGTGTCCTCTTTGTGGATTTGATGGCGAGCTACATGCTCAGACAGAATCTTTTCATTGATTTGAGGCACATTTATCGCAACCAAGAGAGTGACGACCGTACTTTGGATCAGACGACCAATTACACCTCTGTTGCGCTCAGACTCAACATTGCTGCACGAGACCATAGCTTCTAA
- a CDS encoding leucine-rich repeat-containing protein kinase family protein has product MHTLRELESGQLIGSKTLKLACGLKEFPEEIFSLAETLEILDLSDNQISELPDAIAQLKKLRIIFFARNCFTEFPAILKQCPNLSMIGFKSNQIQSVPENAFPPLLRWLVLTDNKIQKLPKSIGDCRVLQKCALAGNLIEELPSEMANCVNLELLRISANQLTSIPAWLFELPKLSWVAFSGNPASHRNQINTDLASFDWDDFSIKELLGEGASGLISKALWNTKKEEVAIKVFKGDVTSDGLPADEMEAAIAVGSHENLIQVLGEIRYHPEGKSGLILKLIPAEYINLGNPPSLDSCTRDVFDETCVFNGNEILKIAKNIASVCVQLHSKGINHGDLYAHNILVNQSAACLLGDFGAASFYDVNAVLSKNIERIEVRAFGCLLEDLLSLTNDKELNSQLLNNWQKLIADCTLPDVKSRPGFSKILEELEDGLQIL; this is encoded by the coding sequence ATGCATACTTTAAGGGAATTAGAATCAGGTCAACTAATTGGTTCAAAAACACTGAAACTAGCTTGTGGTTTAAAGGAGTTTCCAGAAGAGATTTTTTCTCTCGCCGAAACATTAGAAATCCTTGATTTATCGGACAATCAAATATCGGAATTGCCTGATGCGATTGCACAGCTGAAGAAACTAAGAATTATATTTTTCGCACGCAATTGCTTTACAGAGTTTCCTGCCATTTTAAAGCAATGTCCCAACCTAAGTATGATTGGTTTCAAATCCAATCAAATCCAATCAGTGCCAGAAAATGCATTTCCTCCATTGCTCAGATGGTTGGTTCTAACTGACAACAAGATCCAAAAGTTACCGAAAAGCATTGGTGATTGCCGAGTGCTTCAAAAATGCGCCTTGGCTGGTAACCTCATTGAAGAATTACCTTCAGAAATGGCCAACTGCGTCAATTTGGAACTCCTAAGAATCTCCGCCAACCAACTCACATCAATTCCAGCATGGTTGTTTGAGTTGCCTAAGTTGTCATGGGTGGCATTTAGTGGCAATCCTGCCTCACATCGCAATCAAATCAATACAGATCTAGCATCATTTGATTGGGATGATTTCTCGATCAAAGAACTTTTGGGTGAAGGTGCTTCGGGGTTGATCTCTAAAGCCCTCTGGAATACTAAAAAAGAAGAGGTCGCCATCAAGGTTTTTAAAGGAGACGTGACCAGTGATGGATTGCCAGCAGATGAAATGGAAGCAGCCATTGCCGTGGGATCACATGAAAACCTAATCCAAGTATTAGGTGAAATAAGGTATCACCCAGAAGGGAAAAGCGGATTAATATTAAAGCTTATACCTGCCGAATATATCAATTTGGGTAATCCTCCAAGTTTGGATTCTTGCACAAGAGATGTGTTTGATGAGACCTGTGTTTTTAATGGCAATGAGATACTGAAGATCGCCAAAAATATCGCCTCCGTTTGCGTTCAGCTACACAGCAAGGGAATCAATCATGGTGACCTGTATGCACACAATATCTTGGTCAATCAATCTGCAGCGTGTCTTTTGGGCGATTTCGGTGCGGCTTCTTTTTATGATGTCAATGCCGTTCTTTCGAAAAACATTGAGCGGATAGAAGTAAGGGCATTTGGCTGTTTGTTAGAGGATTTATTAAGTCTAACGAATGATAAAGAGCTCAACTCACAGCTTCTAAATAACTGGCAAAAGTTGATAGCTGACTGTACATTACCAGATGTTAAATCCCGACCAGGTTTTTCTAAGATTTTAGAGGAGCTAGAAGATGGATTACAAATCCTATAA
- a CDS encoding YceI family protein, with product MKTRNYISLIIALVVMYACSPKKAQEETTTETTAVTYEVGAAKVKWTAFKLTERIGVSGTFDDLSVTAGGEGSVDSLLVNGTFSINTSSVNSNEATRDPKIKASFFEPFNTPQITGKILSATGGRGTVELMMNDTTSAVPFTYISNDSTLVLTTSIDVTNWNGAAAIDSLNSVCELLHKGSDGVSKLWPDVVVQVTIPAKK from the coding sequence ATGAAAACCAGAAATTATATCTCCCTTATTATCGCTCTCGTGGTGATGTATGCTTGCTCGCCTAAAAAAGCCCAAGAAGAAACCACAACAGAAACTACAGCGGTGACTTACGAAGTAGGTGCTGCCAAAGTCAAATGGACGGCATTCAAACTGACTGAAAGAATCGGCGTATCAGGTACTTTTGACGACCTGTCTGTCACTGCTGGTGGCGAAGGTTCGGTAGACAGTCTATTGGTCAACGGCACATTCTCTATCAATACATCTAGTGTCAACTCTAACGAAGCGACAAGAGACCCTAAAATCAAAGCTTCTTTCTTTGAACCATTCAATACCCCACAGATCACAGGTAAAATCCTAAGTGCTACAGGTGGAAGGGGTACCGTGGAGTTGATGATGAATGACACGACCAGTGCCGTGCCATTCACCTATATCAGCAATGATTCTACCTTGGTATTGACGACTTCTATCGACGTGACCAACTGGAACGGTGCAGCAGCAATCGATTCACTCAACAGCGTATGCGAATTGCTACACAAAGGATCAGATGGCGTGTCTAAACTATGGCCTGATGTAGTGGTACAAGTAACCATCCCTGCTAAGAAATAA
- a CDS encoding DNA polymerase III subunit, whose amino-acid sequence MRFADIPGLEDSKQQLIQAIRNNHVAHAQLFYGMEGSANMALALAYTAYINCQERTETDSCGQCSNCTKIDKLIHPDLQFVYPVSSTKSVTGKNVVSTSFLKEWRSYLTANKYGSLENWSAHYGAENKNANISKEESRNIVKSLSLKAFESEYKVLLIWLPEHMHVSAANGILKILEEPPEKTLFLLVTCDYEKLLTTILSRCQLFKIPSFSNEEISRYLMEHNGLDQAKANKVASLADGSIKTAVENIETAEDDAHVLFRDWMRQCWTRDYTAINQSNEVFFKMNKTAQKLFLQYAINMIRHALVTAFLPEEKLKLNSDEQGFVTNFGKALTSDKLEKISGELNQAAYHLERNANVRILFMDLSLTIGRIMTAK is encoded by the coding sequence ATGAGATTTGCAGATATACCAGGACTAGAAGACTCCAAACAACAGCTGATCCAAGCCATCAGAAACAACCACGTGGCTCACGCCCAGTTGTTTTATGGCATGGAAGGTTCCGCCAACATGGCACTTGCGCTGGCCTATACAGCCTACATCAACTGCCAAGAAAGAACCGAGACTGACTCCTGCGGACAGTGCAGCAACTGTACCAAAATAGACAAGCTCATCCATCCTGATTTGCAATTCGTCTATCCAGTCAGCTCTACCAAATCCGTAACGGGCAAAAATGTGGTCAGCACCAGTTTTCTCAAAGAATGGAGAAGCTACCTGACCGCCAATAAATATGGCTCTCTCGAAAACTGGAGTGCTCACTATGGAGCCGAAAACAAAAATGCCAATATATCCAAGGAGGAAAGTCGCAACATCGTCAAGTCCTTATCCCTCAAGGCTTTTGAATCCGAATACAAAGTACTCCTAATCTGGCTGCCAGAGCACATGCACGTATCTGCCGCCAACGGCATTCTCAAAATTCTCGAAGAGCCGCCAGAGAAAACCTTGTTTTTGTTGGTAACCTGCGATTACGAAAAACTATTGACGACTATCCTCTCTAGGTGTCAGCTGTTTAAGATTCCTTCGTTTTCCAATGAAGAGATCAGCCGATACCTGATGGAGCACAATGGATTGGATCAAGCCAAAGCCAACAAAGTCGCTTCGCTCGCCGATGGCAGTATCAAGACAGCGGTCGAAAATATCGAAACAGCCGAAGACGATGCACACGTTCTCTTCAGAGACTGGATGCGCCAGTGCTGGACAAGAGACTACACCGCCATCAATCAGTCCAATGAAGTTTTTTTCAAAATGAACAAAACCGCTCAAAAGCTGTTTTTGCAATATGCCATCAACATGATTCGCCACGCTTTGGTCACAGCTTTCCTCCCCGAGGAAAAACTCAAACTCAACAGCGACGAACAGGGATTTGTCACTAATTTTGGCAAGGCACTGACGAGTGACAAACTCGAAAAAATAAGTGGCGAACTCAATCAAGCAGCATATCACTTGGAGCGAAACGCCAACGTACGCATATTATTCATGGATTTATCATTGACCATCGGTCGAATCATGACGGCAAAATGA